GCTATTTTAGAAATTATTAATAGAAGATACACTGTAAAttatataggacaccactaaatttaactagagGACCCCATATCTTTTTCGAATTATGTTTTTTTCTTTAAAATGTATATGACAATACTATATTTAACTACTCGGACCCGATATATTTTCCGAAACTTGTATTTTTTTtaaggtaaacaaccactaaaatatGATTTAGATATAATTAGTATAGAAAAAAATTTCAGGACCCCATTGTATTTGCATCCTGAAATCGCCACTGATTCTAACCGCATATGTTAAGGACATTTGATAATGTTAAATTTTTCTTGAATAATTCAgattatgaaattttttttttttttttttttttgtggtaaCGGTGGAACCTCAACTACGAAGCAGGCACATTGGCCCCAACGCAGAGGGTAAACCCCCGGGTAAACCGCAAGCCGACCCTCACGGTTACCAGGTAAAGCATCCTCAGGTGAGCTCCCTTTTTGAACGAGATGTCAGATTATGATTTATAATCATGTATAATTGAAAATTAATAACTTTAACAAATGCATTTTATGTTATAATTAGATTAGATAGTTTTTGTTCATTGTTAAATGCTTAACTTGTGTCCTTAGAGCACTAATTTACCAAGTTTTAATGAATCACGCTTTTTTTTTAATCGCCACAAGTTAAATTGATTTTCAATGTGTGTGAGTTGGGTGTCTTGGTGATTATGCCCCAAGAACATGAatttatatttatactttatactatAGTATAGTTGCATGCTTAGTTAAATTAGTTACAAGCTAAGAAGGTTGATCACATGAATTATACACTTTCTCAAAATGATTGTCACTCGATTAAATCCTTACCTTTTTAATGTCTACATTAACTGTTTTGCCAATTCTTCCATATATTTTCATACTTCTAATCATCTATATAAACCAACATTTCACATCCAGCTATTCACCCAACAATTTCAAATTCAATTAACTACAATCGTCACCATGGTTAGACCTCGAACCGCTAGTCTTTGGTTGATTTTCGGGCTATGTCTAACCACAGTAGTTAGCGTCACACCACCCAAAAAGAATCAACACTCAACAAACGGGAGTCATTCTACACCACAACGGTCTAGTGCTAGTCCTAGTCCTGATCGAAAACAAGTTAGAGCACTTTTTGTGTTTGGTGACTCGTTGgtcgataatggtaataataactatTTGTATACGATCGCACGCGCTGATATGCCACCTTATGGCATCGATTCACCTGAACATCGTCCTACAGGCCGTTTCTCCAATGGACTAAACATCCCAGATATTATCAGTTCAGTTTTCGGTTTTACTTCTTGTTTAATCTTTAAGTTTATTCGACAGATATACTTAAATTTGATCTACATGTTTTGTTATTAGGTGAACATATTGGGTCTGAACCAACATTACCGTATTTGAGCCCTGAACTCACGGGTGAAAAGCTTCTTGTTGGTGCAAATTTCGCTTCGGCTGGAGTAGGAATACTCAACGACACAGGATATCAATTTGTAAGACCAAATCACAGTTTCTTTTCTATAATATAAATCTCCTTTTTTAGTAtggtataattataaataaataaatacccaTTAAAatgtgttattttcaaataatttaGTAACGTATTTATGGAATGTACATTATTTCTCATCTCTGCCATTCTATTGTACAGTTTGATTTCTtataagacaaaatttcattcctcgtccctgaactttacatcaactttgactccccgtcctttttcttttttttgtgcatccctcgtccctaatgtatcagaaatatacatccctcgtcctcccgtctactttctgtctatTTTACCGTTACCCTCCTATCACGTGAAGCATGTGGGGGTAAAAAGGTCATTAAACTACAGAGACGAGGAGCGTAATTATATCTTCAACCTAATTTCAAAATTACAAATGGGTAGGCTCAGATCTgttaacaatcaaaacaacaattaaTATAAACCCCTCAAATCCTTCACAATTGTCAGATTCGCAGATCTAAAAATGAGGTGTTTTAAAGAAAACTCAGATGCAAGAAAACTCAATTGATTACAGAAATGCGGTACTTGAGATGTGCAAATCTGTTATTCAAGTCAAAACATCTTCAATCTGATGAACATCAAAATTTCAATTAGATTGAATTAAGGTTCAAAATCGATTGAAACAACATCCTAAGGCATCGATTATCAACTTCTGTGAGGGATTCTTCGTCAAAATAACATCAAATTGCATAATCATACATGATCAGTGACGAAAAAACCTCATATGAACACCAAAATTGTAATCGCCTTCTAGATCGTTTTTTTACTTCGATTTCTacataaaagttgttccaaatgcTTCACTTAACACTCGTTGATGACTGTTAACACCTCTATATAACATAATTACTTCAATTAATTCGTTGACCAAAATATGATGAACTTTGACTTTAAGATCTCGAATCGTTTGAGGAATTTCTAGTTGATTTGATGAATTACGAAGCTTAAGTGAATGATTAGAAGCCTGCGTATTTGCTCAGTTAGATCTGACAAAGGCTAAATTTCTAGTTGATTTGACGAAGCTTAAGTGAATGTCGAAGCTTAGTTGATTTGAGGATGAATAAAGAAAAGATGCTGGTGAAACATCGCTACCGTTGAATTCGATTAAAGTGAGCATAAAAATCAAAGAATTATAATAAAGAAAAGATGAGGGTTTTTAATTTGGGGATGAACAATAGAAGTATAAATGTAGGGTTTTTAATTTGGGGATGATTAACATGAGAGGATAATGATAAAGACTAGGGTGAAAGAATAAGTTAAATactaataaaaagaaataaaataaaaagactaaAGTACCCTCACATGTTTTGCACATGCTTGACTTAACGGTTGAAATAGACAGAAAGTATACGGGAGGACGAGGAATGTAGTGGTATGATTCTTAAGGGATGAGgagtgcacaaaaaaaagaaaaaggacagggagtcaaaaatgatgtaaagttcagggacgatgaACGAAATTATGTCTTCTTATAATTCACATTAAGAAAGTGATTAAGAGATTTGTTTTGTATatctaataaaaataaataattacttaataactagttgtggagccctcgcttcgcgccgggggctccgttttgaatgcgagttaaaaaaaaaaaatctttccttttgtggatctattttgtaaaaaaaaaaaattttcgacatctaacattgaagggttgttccttttgtgaaagttacttcttttagcgttaaagttagttgatatattttgtaaaaaaaaatatttttcgacatcttttaagtagtggcctatgtgagtcctactgtttgagcgcagtgtagaagccggtaaagcgtggtgggtgtttttggtgttagtgatgagataaataataatttataatataggtataaagtagggaattcgatttgtattttaatgaaagttaggggttgATTTGTATAAAATGAAaaattgaatagtactattcataacaaataagacaaattttgtctattagttatattctattagttatattggtaatgTTTCATTGTGCAGGTGAATGTATTGAGAATGCCATTACAACTTCAGTACTTCAAACAGTACCAAGAGAAACTGAGCGATGAAATCGGCGAAGAACAAGCAAAAAAGCATGTAAACCAAGCGTTGGTCCTTATTTCGATAGGTGGCAACGATTTCATTAACAACTATTTCTTGAACCCTTTCGCGTCTAGAGCTTTACAGAGCACTCTGCCTGATTATGTTACATATCTCTTATCTGAATACCGCAAAATATTGGAGGTAAATGTAACGAACGTCTTTCATTTGCTTGTGAGTtttttaaaatctataaaaacaatgacaaagcaaaagaaaagaaaagaaaatttgGTTAATTTATAGACTTATGTTATGTCTTGTTGTTGTCTACAAGAAAAGCAATAAAACTTTGTGTTCATGGTTATACAGTAGGGGTGGATAAATGGGCGTGTTAATTGGGTAAGGGTCAAACAGAGTAATTTGGGGCTGATTAAAACCGTCCGGTGAACTTAAAACATTTATTTTTCTAAAAACTATTAGCAATTTTCGTGTTTTAAATAAATATTACACAATACTTAAGAGACATGCCTTTTTAGAACAATTTAATGCTCAGGCAATTTATTAGTTGGTTTAGAGCGTAATCAATACACTCCGGCTGATATTTGATTCGGATCTcattttagttaatattaatgattttaccaATTTTGTTAGAAAATGCACCCGAAGTTAAAATGAAGCCTGTTGTTGAcattagtttatttatttttatttatttttgtagaaATTATATGATTTGGGAGCAAGGAGGGTGCTGGTGATGGGTTCAGGACCATTGGGGTGTGCACCAGCAGAACGAATGGCACACAGTGAAAATGGTGATTGTGCCGTTGAATTACAAATTGCAGCCGCCCTCTACGAGCCACGACTCACCAGAATGCTTCAACAACTTAATATCCAATATGGTGAGGTTGTTTTTATCGCTGCAAACACTCACCTCATGCACCATGATATGATCTCTGATCCCACATCATTTGGTAAGAAACGCAATAATAACTTAACTATATGCTGTAaatttaaatttatttaataaatttaaatTTCGCATATGCAATTTCACTTGGATTTTTATTATTAGCTTTACAAGACAATGTTTACaatatatatgcaggttttatatcATCAACTACAGCTTGTTGTGGATCGGGACCATTTAACGGGTTATCATGCACGATGGCCTCAAACTTGTGCGAAAATAGAGACGAGTATGTATTTTGGGACCCTTTTCACCCAACTGAACGAGCAAGTAGATTTATTGTGGAACAAATGTTGCATGGTACACGCGAGTACATGAAACCGATGAACCTCAGTGTCATTATGTCCCTTGACTCCAAAATGTGAGGTTGTGCTGATATATATTGAAAATGTGCAATAAAAAGTCATTTTTTAGTATTTTATACTTTATTCGTATTCAGCTGGTTTTGTTCTTTACAGTTAATTTTGTTTCTTTTACTCAATTCTTAGCTATAACCACTAGTCCTATAATGGAAATTAGTATGAAGTTGATATAAATTTATCGTTGAGCCATATTGGATAATAACACTTTAAACAGTGAAGCATACAGGTTTTTTAGTTTTAACCAAATGGGTCGGACCAAGTTGACCTATAACCAATTTGACATGTTTCATTTTATGCAAATCAATCTTTCAATTTAAATTTACAAactcattatattatacttatatccCAAAAGACAAAGTATTGTTCATCGCAAGGGGTAATTTCGTCATTTCCTATTCTTTATTAATATTGTTACCTCTAATTTGCGAATTGCGAGGAAACGCACACTCGCTATTGCAAAGAAATGACGCCTTTGAAAACAGGAGTGACACTTGTTGCTATAAGACCATTTCTAATGTTGCTTGTGATATTACAGGCAGTTTGATCACTTTTTGGTTAGAAAGTCTGTCTGTGTTACTAGAGAATGTCAGTTTCTGACATTTTTTAACCACTTGTGTcagtttttttttcagttttcCCTAGGGTCcaccagtttttattttttttacattttattaataaaattaacacgTTTATACTAGTCGTCGTATAAAAAAAAGGATTAAATTAGTAAACTAGTTGTCGTCTTTAGATGATTAGtcggtttgttgcggtggtttgtCGACCAAATGCTTGAACTGATCGAGGTACAATTTTTGAAGCTTTTCAATATACTCTTTGTGAGGGACGATATTGATGCTGAGCTTGTTCCAAAAGTACTTGTTGCTCCAAAAAAAGTTGATTTTGTTGTTCTTGGATGAGAGGACGATAACCGGGCATAATGATTGGGATTTGTTGTTGATTATTGGGTTTGATGAACTACTATCTAAAAAGCTTCCGTATTGAACCCATTCGTTTGGATTTGATGGTCTTTGATTTTGGGGAGACATGTTTTTTTAGAGATTTTTTTATGTATGTATTGTGAAGAAgatgaatgaagaagatgaagaaagtaTATGTGTGTATGAAGaaagtatatgtgtgtatataataaagataaaagggaTAAAAGTTCAAAATTCAAACTTTTTGGGAAAAAAATTCAAACGGTCATGTGACCGTTACCCAGCTCGGACCAATCAAAACCAGACACGTGGAagtgacaattttttttttttttgcgtcaaGAGTCCAACTGACTCCGTCCGTACGTCAGGAGTCCAAGGAGTCCAACTGAGCGCCAGTTGTGACGCCTTGTTAAATTTCGTCAGTTTCTGTCACTTTTTCCAAGTAGACTGACGGATGGAGGGTGACGGGCCGTTGAAAATGGTCTAAAAGTCACTCCTTCTTTCTAGTAATCGGTTCTGGCCTGTATGTGACGACGTTTTCAACCTTAATATACCTATTCGATCGGAACAAGTAACACCGGGCCTAACATAGACAATATTTACTAAGACCACTCTCTATCATCACTAAAGTTTTGATCCTCTTAACtgtcatcagcaccaaatcatataactaactcataactaaacactaccGATCATGGTTTAAAACAACTTCCTCTAAACTGTCACgtcattaattaatttctttttttatttatttaactaacacaaaaattattattttctaaaCAACACTTATTAATAAGCACAAAGTGTTGTACAACATGTATTTAAGGGTGTACATGATACATTATATTATTGATAtcaatttttaataaataaataaatcaatttatagtttttTAAACAAATGTTGTACAATATGAATTAAATTTTGTACGATATGTTTGTACAATGTGGATAAATGTTTATACAATGTCTATATATaaaaaggttgtacaatatgcatcAATGTTTGTACGTTTAAAGAAATGGGTAATTTCTTACAAAAAGGTATTAGTGGACCTCACTAATTACAAAAAGGTGCTAGCATGTGAGTGAGTGGGTCCCATTTTGTCCAAGAACCATTCGTTAAATTGATGGAGAAGAATAAGGGCTTATGTGGCACATATGTTCCACGTGCGTGTACTGCCAAATAATAAGGGGTTTATATGGCGTGTGAGTGAACTGCATTGGAAATGTCGATCCTAAAGGGATCGATCTATAAGGGTTACGTATGACACTATCAAAACTTTTTCGGACAGGCGAATTGATCGACGATCAGTTCATAATGACATGTGAAGCATTTACCTGGTAAGCTTTTCCaacatgtatttcatgcatcccgTCATACAAATCCATCACAGACATTTTGACGTATTCCGAACACTTGTTATTTTTCATACATGTAACAACTCGTCCCACATCTGCTTAAATAATAAAGTGTGAGTCCCTTGTAAGGTAACTCTCATCCTTATcaaacacaacgcgttttggggctaCATGCACAACAGATCCCGTAAGAActttgcagttaagcgtgctcgagcggaAGTAGAACTAGGATGAGTGACCTCCTAGGAAGGCCTCGTGCGGTCTCCAAAAAAAAGTCgtgaactgtgacaacccggaaatttccgaccaaatttaaacttgatctttatatgtttccgacacgataagcaaagtctgtaatgttaaaatctcaaaaaatttaaactatgttcatacattcatttaacctcgaccaaattctgat
This genomic window from Rutidosis leptorrhynchoides isolate AG116_Rl617_1_P2 chromosome 2, CSIRO_AGI_Rlap_v1, whole genome shotgun sequence contains:
- the LOC139889525 gene encoding GDSL esterase/lipase At5g33370-like; this translates as MVRPRTASLWLIFGLCLTTVVSVTPPKKNQHSTNGSHSTPQRSSASPSPDRKQVRALFVFGDSLVDNGNNNYLYTIARADMPPYGIDSPEHRPTGRFSNGLNIPDIISEHIGSEPTLPYLSPELTGEKLLVGANFASAGVGILNDTGYQFVNVLRMPLQLQYFKQYQEKLSDEIGEEQAKKHVNQALVLISIGGNDFINNYFLNPFASRALQSTLPDYVTYLLSEYRKILEKLYDLGARRVLVMGSGPLGCAPAERMAHSENGDCAVELQIAAALYEPRLTRMLQQLNIQYGEVVFIAANTHLMHHDMISDPTSFGFISSTTACCGSGPFNGLSCTMASNLCENRDEYVFWDPFHPTERASRFIVEQMLHGTREYMKPMNLSVIMSLDSKM